One window of the Pseudomonadota bacterium genome contains the following:
- a CDS encoding Trm112 family protein, which yields MDRKLLEIVACPVCKGELEYWPGQKELVCRADRLAFPIHDGIPVMLEEEARKLSLEELDRKAGA from the coding sequence ATGGACCGTAAGCTTCTGGAGATCGTCGCCTGTCCGGTGTGCAAGGGAGAGCTCGAGTACTGGCCTGGGCAAAAGGAACTGGTGTGCCGAGCTGACCGGCTCGCCTTTCCCATTCACGACGGCATCCCGGTCATGCTGGAGGAAGAAGCGCGCAAGCTGAGCTTGGAAGAGCTGGACCGCAAAGCTGGCGCTTGA
- a CDS encoding YceD family protein, which yields MRISLFDRLSYERLGERRAGFELNVTLDRCERLREVGAAEDEVTLHVDAEPHAHGVRLCGRVSGEVSVSCCRCLRPVAIEVDRDIDLVVVGTEAAMDALPDTADVHYAPDLMGRLVDILEEEVLLALPDFPSHQDCEPPVLPGGVDVQAPREGEAREQKETQRPFATALAGMGRTEDNQTE from the coding sequence ATGCGCATCTCATTGTTCGACCGCTTGTCTTACGAGCGCCTCGGCGAGCGGCGTGCTGGTTTCGAGCTCAACGTCACGCTCGATCGATGCGAGCGCCTGCGCGAGGTCGGTGCCGCCGAGGACGAAGTTACCCTGCACGTTGACGCCGAACCCCACGCACACGGGGTGCGCCTGTGCGGTCGTGTGAGCGGCGAGGTTAGCGTGAGTTGCTGTCGCTGTCTGCGTCCGGTGGCGATCGAGGTGGATCGAGACATCGATCTGGTGGTGGTCGGGACCGAGGCGGCGATGGACGCCCTGCCGGACACGGCTGACGTGCACTACGCGCCCGACCTGATGGGCAGATTGGTGGATATCCTGGAAGAGGAAGTGCTGCTCGCACTGCCAGATTTCCCGAGCCACCAAGATTGCGAGCCGCCGGTGTTGCCCGGGGGCGTTGACGTGCAGGCGCCTCGAGAGGGTGAGGCGCGCGAGCAGAAAGAGACACAGCGTCCCTTCGCCACCGCGTTGGCGGGAATGGGGCGCACGGAAGACAACCAAACGGAGTAG
- the rpmF gene encoding 50S ribosomal protein L32, whose protein sequence is MAVQQNRTTPSKRGMRRAHDGLKKPALSIDPTSGETHLRHRVSADGYYRGKRVIEPKAEIEIDDEE, encoded by the coding sequence ATGGCTGTTCAGCAGAACCGCACAACCCCGTCGAAGCGAGGCATGCGCCGCGCCCACGACGGCTTGAAGAAGCCAGCCCTGTCCATCGACCCCACCAGCGGCGAGACCCATCTTCGCCATCGCGTGTCTGCCGACGGCTACTACCGCGGCAAGCGGGTGATCGAGCCAAAGGCCGAGATCGAGATCGACGACGAGGAGTAA
- a CDS encoding beta-ketoacyl-ACP synthase III, producing the protein MIYPRIAGTGRYLPEKVITNHDLEKMVDTSDEWIRARTGIGKRHVVSEGETTCDLAEKASRQALEAAGVQPCDLDLIVVGTTTPDQVFPNVGCLLQDRLGAYGFPAFSLEAACAGFIYALGVADKFVRSGAARCALVVGAESISRIIDWTDRGTCVLFGDGAGAVVLTPSEETGVLSTHLHADGKHHELLGVPSGISKGFDNIRSGRDFVRMKGNEVFRVAVNTLGGAVMEALAANGVAKSDVDWLVPHQANIRIIQAIAKKLDMPMERVVTTVEEHGNTSTASVPMALDVAVRDGRIKRGDLMLLEAFGGGFTWGSALVRF; encoded by the coding sequence GTGATCTATCCGAGGATCGCCGGCACCGGCCGGTATCTACCTGAGAAAGTCATCACGAACCACGACCTGGAGAAGATGGTCGACACCTCGGACGAGTGGATTCGCGCTCGCACGGGAATCGGCAAACGCCACGTCGTGTCGGAAGGTGAGACCACCTGTGATCTCGCCGAAAAGGCGTCGCGCCAGGCGCTAGAGGCGGCTGGCGTTCAGCCCTGCGATCTTGATCTCATCGTGGTCGGCACCACCACGCCCGATCAGGTCTTCCCCAATGTCGGGTGCTTGCTGCAGGACCGTCTCGGCGCGTACGGCTTTCCCGCCTTTTCCCTTGAGGCTGCTTGCGCTGGCTTCATCTACGCATTGGGTGTGGCGGACAAATTCGTTCGCAGTGGCGCGGCGCGCTGTGCCCTGGTGGTTGGCGCCGAGTCCATCTCTCGGATTATCGATTGGACCGATCGCGGTACCTGTGTGCTGTTCGGTGATGGTGCCGGCGCGGTAGTGCTGACCCCGTCGGAGGAAACCGGCGTGCTTAGCACGCACCTGCATGCCGATGGTAAGCACCATGAGCTGCTCGGGGTGCCGTCGGGGATCTCCAAGGGCTTCGATAACATTCGCTCGGGCAGGGACTTCGTGCGGATGAAGGGCAACGAGGTGTTCCGGGTCGCTGTGAACACCTTGGGGGGTGCGGTGATGGAAGCCCTCGCCGCCAACGGCGTCGCGAAGAGTGACGTCGACTGGCTGGTGCCCCACCAAGCCAACATCCGCATCATCCAGGCGATTGCGAAGAAGCTTGATATGCCGATGGAGCGCGTCGTCACCACCGTGGAAGAGCATGGAAACACCTCCACAGCTTCCGTCCCCATGGCTCTCGATGTAGCGGTGCGTGACGGGCGTATCAAGCGCGGTGATCTGATGCTGCTCGAGGCATTCGGCGGCGGGTTTACCTGGGGCTCAGCCCTGGTGCGCTTCTAG
- a CDS encoding Rne/Rng family ribonuclease: MKRILVNATQQEELRLATVDGQKLYDLDIETPSREQKKGNIYKGRITRIERSLEAAFVDYGAERHGFLPLKEVARSYFQSKPDGGSRIDIKEVLREGQEVVVQVEKEERGNKGAALTTFISLAGRFLVLMPNNPRAGGVSRRIEAEDRAEMREILASLDVPEGMGLIVRTAGVGRSQEELDWDLRYLMSLWTSIEEACAGRSASFLVYQDSNLMIRALRDHFNADIGEILIDDPTVFKDAKTFVEQVMPTQTRRVKLYEDEVPLFTRFQIESQIESAFAHTVSLPSGGSIVIDPTEALVSIDINSARATKGDDIETTALNTNLEAADEIARQLRLRDIGGLIVIDFIDMGPSRNQREVENRLREAVKMDRARIQIGRISRFGLLEMSRQRLRPSLEESATIVCPRCNGQGYIRDVESLSLACLRLIGEEARKDKTALVVAQVPVEVGTYLLNEKRENLASIETRTGVRVVMVPTPKLETPNYNLRRVRTDEVDLPENADVSYRLAPPEEEDAPKIAPTPPARSEAPAVQNVVPDSPAPAPSPDKVADQPEPQPGVITKMMAWMSGVLGGEAQDETPAEDPAPKARSRTANGSRRGGGPSGGRAANGSSGSGQSRSAGAGGRKRGGRRSGSSRRTEGDGTRSANADSRSARDGDNRTEGGSRRSRSRRGSGGGEENAGANASNEQQQSRRSRGGRGGNRRGNAAGDGENAAAVAAAATPDAAVEANAKSEAPKNEPSSNGPQDGTNASPEGGERPSGRRRGRRGGRRRRRGGAGTGEGEGAPNAGPDATQQISAETGGSGAPRADGTAEAKASREGGDAGPSRRRAPGSESTEGTSKTAAKESAAPPEPKVAARAADENATPAAPSAPASEAPKPLPSAPASAPSSGDTGGGDSAPPKPPAAAAND; this comes from the coding sequence ATGAAAAGAATTCTCGTCAATGCAACTCAGCAAGAAGAGTTGCGCCTGGCCACCGTAGATGGCCAAAAGCTCTATGATCTCGACATCGAGACACCCTCAAGGGAACAGAAAAAGGGCAATATTTACAAAGGGCGTATCACTCGAATCGAACGTAGCTTAGAAGCTGCGTTCGTCGACTACGGCGCCGAGCGCCACGGCTTCTTGCCACTCAAGGAAGTGGCTCGTAGCTACTTCCAGAGCAAGCCCGATGGCGGCTCGCGGATCGATATCAAGGAAGTACTGCGCGAGGGCCAGGAAGTTGTCGTGCAGGTAGAGAAGGAGGAGCGCGGCAACAAGGGCGCGGCGCTGACGACCTTTATCAGCCTCGCCGGTCGCTTCCTGGTGCTGATGCCCAACAACCCCCGCGCCGGCGGTGTGTCCCGCCGGATCGAGGCGGAAGACCGGGCCGAGATGCGCGAGATCCTTGCCAGCCTGGACGTTCCCGAGGGCATGGGCCTGATCGTTCGCACGGCCGGAGTAGGCCGATCTCAGGAGGAGCTCGACTGGGACCTGCGCTACCTCATGAGCTTGTGGACCAGCATCGAGGAGGCCTGCGCTGGCCGTTCCGCCTCCTTCTTGGTGTACCAGGATTCAAATCTGATGATTCGCGCCCTGCGCGATCACTTCAACGCCGATATCGGCGAGATCCTCATCGACGATCCGACGGTCTTCAAAGACGCCAAGACCTTCGTCGAGCAGGTCATGCCTACGCAGACCCGTCGCGTGAAGCTCTACGAGGACGAGGTCCCCCTGTTTACTCGCTTCCAGATCGAGAGTCAGATCGAGTCGGCCTTCGCCCACACGGTGAGCCTTCCCTCGGGCGGCAGCATCGTCATCGATCCGACCGAGGCACTGGTGTCCATCGACATCAACAGCGCCCGAGCCACCAAGGGCGACGACATCGAAACCACCGCGCTCAATACCAACCTCGAAGCCGCTGACGAGATCGCCCGCCAGCTGCGCCTGCGCGACATCGGCGGTCTCATCGTCATCGACTTCATCGACATGGGCCCCTCGCGCAACCAACGTGAGGTGGAAAACCGCTTGCGCGAGGCAGTGAAGATGGATCGCGCGCGGATCCAAATCGGCCGGATCTCGCGCTTCGGCCTCCTGGAGATGTCACGCCAACGCTTGCGCCCCTCCCTCGAAGAGTCGGCCACCATCGTCTGCCCGCGGTGTAACGGCCAAGGCTACATTCGCGATGTGGAGTCGCTTTCCCTGGCCTGCCTGCGCCTGATCGGCGAAGAGGCGCGCAAAGATAAGACGGCGCTGGTGGTCGCCCAAGTACCGGTCGAGGTAGGGACCTACCTGCTCAACGAGAAGCGTGAAAACCTCGCCAGCATAGAGACGCGCACTGGGGTGCGAGTCGTCATGGTGCCGACGCCTAAGCTGGAGACGCCAAACTACAACCTGCGCCGGGTGCGCACCGACGAGGTGGATCTGCCGGAGAACGCTGACGTGAGCTACCGGCTTGCCCCGCCGGAAGAGGAGGATGCGCCCAAGATCGCGCCCACTCCCCCGGCCCGCTCCGAAGCGCCGGCAGTTCAGAACGTTGTGCCAGACTCGCCGGCGCCCGCCCCGAGCCCGGACAAGGTGGCCGATCAACCTGAACCGCAGCCCGGCGTGATCACGAAGATGATGGCGTGGATGTCTGGCGTGCTCGGCGGCGAAGCCCAAGACGAGACGCCCGCGGAAGACCCCGCGCCCAAGGCACGTAGTCGAACGGCGAACGGCTCTCGGCGCGGCGGCGGTCCGAGCGGCGGGCGTGCAGCCAACGGTAGCAGCGGCTCCGGTCAGTCGCGCAGCGCCGGTGCCGGGGGGCGCAAGCGAGGCGGCCGACGTAGCGGAAGTAGCCGTCGCACCGAGGGGGACGGCACGCGCAGTGCGAATGCTGACAGTCGATCAGCTCGCGACGGCGACAATCGAACGGAGGGCGGTAGCCGCCGTTCCCGCAGCCGTCGCGGCAGCGGCGGCGGTGAGGAGAACGCCGGCGCCAACGCGAGCAACGAACAGCAGCAGTCACGGCGCAGCCGCGGTGGCCGTGGCGGAAATCGCCGGGGCAACGCGGCCGGCGATGGAGAGAACGCTGCCGCGGTGGCCGCCGCTGCGACGCCAGACGCGGCCGTAGAGGCCAACGCGAAGTCGGAGGCGCCCAAGAACGAGCCCTCCTCTAACGGCCCGCAGGACGGAACCAACGCCAGCCCAGAGGGCGGCGAGCGTCCCAGCGGTCGCCGCCGCGGCCGCCGTGGGGGCCGTCGTCGCAGGCGCGGTGGCGCTGGCACGGGCGAGGGCGAAGGGGCACCGAACGCTGGCCCGGACGCTACCCAGCAGATCAGCGCCGAGACCGGCGGCAGCGGCGCGCCGCGGGCCGATGGCACCGCCGAGGCGAAGGCATCCCGCGAGGGAGGAGATGCCGGGCCCAGCCGACGCCGAGCTCCGGGTAGCGAGTCGACGGAGGGCACCAGCAAGACGGCAGCCAAAGAGTCGGCCGCCCCGCCGGAGCCGAAGGTCGCCGCCAGGGCGGCGGATGAAAACGCGACGCCTGCGGCCCCCAGTGCGCCTGCATCGGAGGCCCCCAAACCGCTGCCTAGCGCGCCCGCATCTGCACCATCCTCAGGTGACACTGGCGGCGGCGACAGCGCACCGCCAAAGCCGCCAGCCGCGGCGGCGAATGACTAG
- the lpxK gene encoding tetraacyldisaccharide 4'-kinase — translation MSCLAYSLLTAPLEWLFRAVVAARYRAYQKGSLSAHRVGTPVVVIGNITVGGTGKTPFASYLARCLREDAGLRVGIITRGYGAQRARGDQPVRVDASSDARAVGDEPVLLAMLSGSPVVAGRDRVAAARTLAGEVDVLLADDGLQHLRLSRDLEIVLLDGERGVGNRRLLPSGPLREPLARLSDVNTLVITGAESRSRVGGAVEKPRSIPLPNGAPTPLRAEALLTTTYSVATPRRQRALAEFVGRPVHAVAGIAHPSRFFTLLREVGLEILEHPLSDHAVFEAQAIDFDDDMPVLMTEKDAVKCRSFADARCWAVRLDVRMAPEARRNLVASVVALCAQGAPNGP, via the coding sequence GTGTCCTGCCTCGCATACTCGCTGCTCACCGCGCCGCTAGAGTGGTTGTTTCGGGCGGTCGTCGCTGCCCGTTACCGGGCCTATCAAAAAGGTTCGCTGAGCGCCCACCGCGTCGGTACGCCGGTGGTGGTGATCGGCAATATCACGGTGGGCGGTACGGGCAAGACGCCCTTTGCGAGCTATCTCGCGCGTTGCCTTCGCGAGGATGCGGGGTTACGGGTGGGGATCATCACGCGAGGGTACGGCGCGCAGCGCGCGCGCGGCGACCAGCCCGTTCGCGTCGATGCGTCTAGCGATGCGCGCGCGGTTGGCGATGAGCCGGTATTGCTAGCCATGCTCAGCGGATCGCCCGTGGTCGCGGGGCGTGATCGTGTGGCGGCGGCGCGTACCCTAGCGGGGGAGGTTGACGTGCTGCTCGCCGATGACGGGCTCCAGCACCTGCGGTTGAGCAGAGATCTCGAGATCGTGCTCCTAGACGGCGAGCGGGGCGTCGGCAATCGACGCCTTCTGCCAAGCGGCCCCCTGCGCGAGCCCCTTGCGCGACTCAGCGACGTCAACACCCTGGTAATCACCGGTGCTGAGTCGAGGTCTCGCGTCGGGGGCGCTGTCGAGAAGCCGCGCAGTATTCCCTTGCCAAACGGTGCGCCAACACCGCTGCGAGCCGAGGCGCTGCTGACGACAACCTATTCAGTCGCTACGCCGCGACGGCAACGCGCCCTTGCCGAGTTCGTCGGCCGGCCAGTCCACGCCGTTGCCGGCATTGCCCATCCCAGCCGATTTTTCACTCTCCTGCGCGAGGTCGGTTTGGAGATCCTCGAGCACCCCTTGTCGGACCATGCGGTGTTTGAGGCGCAGGCGATCGACTTCGACGACGATATGCCAGTGCTGATGACCGAGAAGGATGCGGTAAAATGCCGTTCTTTCGCGGACGCGCGCTGTTGGGCGGTGCGCTTGGACGTGCGGATGGCGCCTGAGGCCCGTAGGAACCTCGTGGCGTCGGTTGTCGCGCTGTGCGCGCAAGGAGCCCCAAATGGACCGTAA
- a CDS encoding Maf family nucleotide pyrophosphatase, whose amino-acid sequence MSKKGVETASPTVVLASGSSYRRELLTRLQIPFDTLSPDVDETPMPNEQPPALAARLACAKADTAREHLAEAQPALVIGSDQVAECEGRILGKPGTRERAFEQLQHSAGRVVTYHTAVCVLGPQAGALQQHIDVTRVVLRPLDPREIEAYLDHEHALDCAGALKSEGLGITLMSTFHSNDPTALVGLPMIWLSTTLRSLGVAIPAATQGAQQR is encoded by the coding sequence GTGTCAAAAAAAGGCGTCGAAACAGCGTCCCCTACCGTAGTCCTCGCCTCCGGCTCGAGCTATCGCCGTGAGCTGCTGACTCGACTGCAAATCCCCTTCGACACGCTCTCGCCCGATGTCGATGAGACCCCCATGCCGAACGAACAGCCGCCCGCCCTCGCGGCCCGACTCGCCTGCGCGAAGGCCGACACCGCCCGGGAGCACCTCGCTGAGGCGCAGCCCGCCCTGGTGATCGGCAGCGACCAGGTGGCCGAGTGTGAGGGTCGCATCCTGGGCAAACCGGGAACCCGGGAGCGCGCCTTCGAGCAGCTGCAGCACAGTGCCGGGCGCGTGGTGACCTACCACACGGCGGTGTGTGTGCTGGGCCCGCAAGCAGGGGCGCTACAGCAGCACATAGACGTCACCCGCGTCGTGCTTCGTCCTCTCGATCCACGCGAGATCGAGGCCTACCTAGATCACGAGCATGCACTGGACTGTGCGGGCGCCCTAAAGTCCGAGGGATTAGGGATCACGCTGATGAGCACCTTCCACAGCAATGACCCTACGGCGCTGGTCGGCCTACCAATGATCTGGCTCAGCACGACCCTACGCTCGCTGGGCGTTGCGATACCGGCCGCAACTCAGGGCGCACAGCAGCGCTAG
- the msbA gene encoding lipid A export permease/ATP-binding protein MsbA — MSASGPGTASVYRRLIAYALAHRGVLIAAVFANLLYAGTDSGFAFLIKPLLDGSFAERDRGVVMIIPVAVLGLFALRGVAGFVGEYCTNWVSRQVITRLREEVLEHYLRMSCAGYDSSSAGEMLSRLTYNIEQVAHSTTKTLAVLVRDTLTIVGLFALMLYLSALLTLFIAVVAPMIGLVIVWVGKRFRRYNKRIQESMGSVTRVAEEVISSHRVVKIFNSQEREAERFARASDLNRKLHMRLVVAQGASDASIMMLAAIGVASIVFVATLETMEITAGSFAAFLGAMTLMMAPLKRLTGLNSSLQQGIAAGENIFALLDSPVEHTGGELRVGRARGEVNFERVGLAYDPSKGYVLRDIDLQISAGETVAFVGRSGSGKTSLVSLLPRFYEVSEGRITLDGRALGDYALDSLRDQIALVSQDVTLFNDTIAANIAYGAPRSVSPQELDAVARAAHVSEFAQALPQGLQTQVGDRGVLLSGGQRQRISIARALLKGAPILILDEATSALDTQSEHHIRAALETLVRGRTTLVIAHRLSTIENADRIVVLHDGQIVEQGPHSSLLAKNGHYASLHQLQRSQGELESAAGESGPAIRGPAAP; from the coding sequence ATGAGCGCGTCAGGGCCAGGTACGGCCAGTGTTTACCGACGTCTTATCGCCTACGCGCTGGCCCATCGGGGTGTGCTTATCGCTGCTGTATTCGCGAACCTGCTCTACGCGGGCACCGATAGCGGTTTCGCTTTTTTGATAAAGCCGCTTCTCGACGGCAGCTTCGCCGAGCGTGATCGCGGCGTCGTGATGATCATCCCCGTGGCGGTCCTCGGTCTGTTCGCCCTGCGCGGCGTGGCGGGTTTCGTGGGTGAGTACTGCACGAACTGGGTCTCCCGTCAGGTCATCACGCGTCTGCGAGAGGAGGTGCTTGAACACTACCTGCGAATGTCCTGTGCAGGCTACGACAGCAGCTCTGCCGGAGAGATGTTGTCGCGCCTCACCTACAACATAGAGCAGGTCGCGCACTCCACTACCAAGACGTTGGCGGTGCTCGTGCGCGATACCTTGACGATCGTGGGGCTTTTCGCGCTCATGCTCTATCTGAGCGCGCTGCTCACCCTGTTCATTGCGGTGGTTGCGCCGATGATCGGCCTCGTCATCGTTTGGGTAGGCAAGCGCTTCCGCCGCTACAACAAGCGCATCCAGGAGTCGATGGGGAGTGTGACTCGAGTGGCGGAAGAAGTCATCTCCTCCCATCGCGTGGTGAAGATATTCAATAGTCAAGAGCGCGAGGCGGAACGCTTCGCCCGCGCCAGCGACCTAAACCGAAAGCTCCATATGCGATTGGTCGTGGCCCAGGGCGCTAGCGATGCATCGATCATGATGCTGGCAGCGATCGGCGTGGCGAGCATCGTGTTCGTGGCGACGTTGGAGACGATGGAGATCACCGCAGGTAGCTTCGCCGCCTTCCTCGGCGCGATGACCTTGATGATGGCACCGCTAAAGCGACTGACGGGGCTGAACTCAAGTCTGCAGCAAGGCATCGCGGCGGGCGAGAACATCTTCGCGCTGCTCGACTCACCGGTGGAGCACACGGGCGGAGAGCTGCGCGTGGGGCGAGCGCGGGGCGAAGTGAACTTTGAGCGGGTTGGTTTGGCGTACGACCCGAGCAAGGGCTATGTCCTGCGCGACATCGACCTGCAGATCAGCGCCGGCGAGACCGTGGCTTTCGTGGGTCGATCCGGTTCGGGCAAGACTTCTCTCGTGAGCCTGTTGCCCCGCTTCTACGAGGTGAGTGAGGGCCGCATTACCCTCGATGGGCGTGCCCTGGGCGACTACGCTCTCGACAGCTTGCGTGACCAGATCGCACTGGTGAGCCAAGACGTCACCCTCTTCAACGATACGATTGCCGCCAACATTGCCTACGGAGCCCCGCGTAGCGTGTCGCCGCAGGAGTTGGACGCCGTGGCTCGAGCAGCCCACGTTAGCGAGTTCGCGCAGGCGCTTCCGCAGGGGTTGCAAACGCAGGTCGGCGATCGCGGCGTACTGCTCTCGGGGGGCCAGCGGCAGCGGATCTCCATCGCGCGAGCCTTGCTAAAGGGAGCGCCCATTCTGATCCTTGACGAGGCGACCTCGGCCCTCGATACGCAGAGCGAGCATCACATACGAGCGGCCCTGGAGACGCTCGTGCGCGGTCGCACGACGCTAGTGATCGCCCACCGCCTGTCGACAATCGAGAACGCGGATCGGATCGTTGTGCTGCACGACGGGCAGATCGTGGAGCAGGGTCCGCACTCGTCGCTTCTAGCGAAGAATGGCCATTACGCGAGCTTGCATCAGCTGCAGCGCAGCCAGGGCGAGCTCGAGTCAGCGGCGGGCGAGTCCGGACCAGCGATTCGTGGGCCTGCCGCGCCGTGA
- the kdsB gene encoding 3-deoxy-manno-octulosonate cytidylyltransferase, translating into MTFRIVIPARHASVRLPGKALLDIAGEPLVVRVMRRAQRAGARQVLVATDHAEIAKAVRAAGGDVQMTDVAHQSGTDRIAEVARARAWPEDEVVVNVQGDEPLIPPAVIGQCAALLAEDAGADLATLAWPIETTDELASDDVVKVVCDQKGDAMYFSRASIPFDREGVPAPGTPLALRHIGLYAYRVRSLLRLAGVPAPVLEQRERLEQLRALWLGMRIRVALAEELPPRGVDTAQDLALVRESFLT; encoded by the coding sequence ATGACCTTCCGCATTGTCATCCCGGCACGCCACGCCTCCGTGCGTCTGCCCGGCAAAGCCCTCCTCGACATCGCCGGTGAGCCCCTAGTGGTGCGCGTGATGCGCCGCGCCCAGCGCGCCGGAGCCCGCCAAGTACTGGTCGCCACCGATCATGCGGAAATCGCCAAGGCGGTGCGCGCCGCCGGCGGCGATGTTCAGATGACCGATGTCGCTCACCAATCCGGAACGGACCGCATCGCTGAGGTTGCGCGAGCGCGCGCTTGGCCCGAGGACGAGGTAGTGGTGAACGTGCAGGGGGACGAGCCGCTCATCCCGCCTGCGGTGATCGGTCAGTGTGCTGCTTTGCTTGCCGAGGACGCTGGGGCCGACCTCGCGACCCTCGCCTGGCCAATTGAGACGACCGACGAACTCGCCAGCGACGACGTAGTCAAGGTGGTCTGCGATCAGAAGGGCGATGCCATGTACTTCTCTCGCGCTTCGATCCCCTTCGATCGTGAGGGCGTGCCTGCGCCGGGCACACCGCTGGCCCTGCGCCACATTGGCTTGTACGCCTATCGGGTACGTTCGCTACTGCGCCTGGCAGGTGTCCCTGCCCCGGTTCTGGAGCAACGTGAACGCCTCGAGCAGCTGCGCGCCCTGTGGCTCGGCATGCGGATCCGCGTCGCGCTCGCCGAGGAACTGCCACCCCGGGGAGTCGACACCGCGCAGGACCTGGCGCTTGTCCGAGAGTCCTTTCTTACCTGA
- a CDS encoding low molecular weight protein-tyrosine-phosphatase, giving the protein MAKTHRQASVLFVCMGNICRSPTAQGVFESVVQARAPDLSCALDSAGTHAYHVGQPPDRRSQAAALARGYDLSAQRARQVAADDFYRYSMILAMDRDNLGVLQSMAPTDATAEVGLLLSFAAKADVEEVPDPYYGDGLGFERVLDLVEEAAEGLLAHLRRQAPG; this is encoded by the coding sequence GTGGCCAAGACGCACCGGCAAGCTTCCGTACTCTTCGTTTGTATGGGCAACATCTGCCGATCGCCCACTGCTCAAGGGGTGTTCGAGAGCGTGGTCCAGGCGCGCGCACCCGATCTTTCCTGTGCGCTAGATTCAGCCGGCACGCACGCCTACCACGTGGGTCAGCCACCTGACCGCCGCTCCCAAGCCGCAGCTCTTGCCCGGGGCTACGACCTCTCGGCGCAACGAGCTCGCCAGGTCGCGGCGGACGACTTCTACCGCTACTCGATGATTCTCGCGATGGACCGAGACAACCTTGGGGTCCTCCAGTCGATGGCGCCGACTGATGCCACCGCTGAGGTTGGATTGCTACTGAGCTTCGCAGCCAAGGCCGACGTCGAGGAGGTGCCGGATCCGTATTATGGCGACGGCCTGGGCTTTGAGCGGGTACTCGATCTCGTGGAGGAAGCTGCCGAGGGCCTACTCGCGCACTTGCGCCGGCAGGCCCCTGGTTGA
- a CDS encoding RluA family pseudouridine synthase: MPVNRPGEHSSVRQVIVDPEFAGQRLDNFLLRELGDVPRSVVYRIVRKGEVRANGGRVAVSYRLQAGDRIRIPPVRRTAPQDAASRSAGAASAMASRLETCILYEDRRLLVLNKPAGLAVHGGSGIRVGAIETLRHMRPDERAMELVHRLDRETSGCLLIAKKRSLLRWLHENLREHRMDKRYLALVKGDWQLGEQLIDAPLLTHQRRGGERWVSVDKAGKAARTRFRPIQLFGRWSLLEAELETGRTHQIRVHAAHAGHPLAGDPRYGDEEAGAPPGLERMFLHAHSVAFDWPDSGEPFHMSAPLDDALRGTIDRLEERQASVVARGRNRGARRP, from the coding sequence TTGCCCGTGAACCGCCCGGGCGAGCATTCCTCCGTGCGGCAGGTGATCGTGGATCCCGAGTTCGCCGGCCAACGGCTGGACAACTTCCTTCTGCGCGAGCTTGGCGACGTGCCCCGCAGCGTGGTCTACCGCATCGTCCGCAAGGGCGAGGTGCGAGCGAATGGTGGTCGGGTGGCCGTGAGCTATCGACTGCAAGCTGGTGATCGCATTCGCATTCCGCCTGTACGCCGCACCGCGCCGCAGGACGCCGCGAGTCGCTCCGCCGGCGCCGCCAGCGCCATGGCCTCTCGCCTCGAAACGTGCATCCTCTACGAGGATCGGCGCCTGCTGGTCTTGAATAAGCCCGCCGGTCTGGCGGTCCATGGAGGGAGCGGTATCCGCGTGGGTGCGATCGAGACGTTACGCCATATGCGCCCTGATGAGCGCGCCATGGAGCTCGTGCATCGCCTCGATCGCGAGACCTCAGGCTGTCTCTTAATTGCTAAGAAACGAAGTTTACTCAGATGGTTACACGAGAATCTTCGAGAGCATCGCATGGACAAGCGGTACCTGGCATTGGTCAAGGGGGATTGGCAGTTGGGCGAGCAGCTGATCGATGCGCCTCTCTTGACGCACCAGCGGCGCGGCGGCGAGCGTTGGGTGAGTGTCGATAAGGCGGGAAAGGCGGCGCGGACTCGTTTCCGCCCTATCCAGCTGTTCGGTCGCTGGAGCTTACTTGAGGCCGAGCTGGAGACCGGGCGCACCCATCAGATCCGCGTGCACGCTGCCCATGCCGGCCACCCCTTGGCGGGCGATCCGCGTTACGGGGATGAGGAGGCGGGCGCTCCGCCAGGCCTGGAGCGTATGTTTCTTCATGCCCACTCGGTGGCCTTCGACTGGCCCGACAGCGGCGAGCCATTCCATATGAGTGCGCCGCTGGACGATGCTCTTCGCGGCACCATCGACCGCTTGGAGGAGAGGCAGGCTAGCGTGGTGGCGCGCGGACGCAACCGCGGTGCTCGGCGCCCCTAG